A section of the Tistrella mobilis genome encodes:
- a CDS encoding AAA family ATPase, with translation MPVIALANSKGGVGKSTTALVLAQVFAAQGAGVTLLDADPNQPLGAWAARDPERVPTLLRVVPDVTEENILDHIDSAAARDPFVIVDLEGTANMAVSYAIGRADLVLIPMRGSQLDADQGARVIKVIARQAQAFRRTIPYAVLFTCTSVLRGRDFRHIAASLQDAGIPILPAEMVERAAFRAIMQIGGTIYDLGPGDVANPEAAIENAEAVAAAVVDYLKGHVKGDGA, from the coding sequence ATGCCCGTCATCGCGCTCGCCAACAGCAAAGGCGGGGTGGGGAAGTCGACCACCGCCCTGGTCCTTGCGCAGGTGTTTGCGGCCCAGGGCGCCGGGGTGACGCTGCTCGATGCCGACCCGAACCAGCCGCTTGGGGCCTGGGCGGCACGGGATCCCGAGCGGGTGCCGACCCTGCTCCGGGTGGTGCCTGATGTGACGGAGGAAAACATCCTCGATCACATCGACAGTGCCGCGGCCCGTGATCCCTTCGTGATCGTGGATCTGGAGGGCACGGCCAATATGGCGGTGTCCTATGCGATCGGCCGGGCGGACTTGGTGCTGATCCCCATGCGCGGATCCCAACTGGATGCGGATCAGGGGGCGCGGGTCATCAAGGTGATCGCTCGCCAGGCTCAGGCCTTCCGCAGGACGATCCCCTATGCGGTCCTCTTCACCTGCACGAGCGTCCTCAGGGGACGGGACTTCCGCCATATTGCGGCCAGTCTTCAGGATGCCGGCATTCCCATTCTGCCGGCGGAGATGGTCGAGCGTGCGGCTTTCCGGGCGATCATGCAGATCGGAGGCACCATCTATGACCTCGGCCCGGGCGACGTCGCCAATCCCGAAGCGGCGATCGAGAATGCGGAAGCCGTCGCGGCGGCTGTGGTGGACTATTTGAAGGGACATGTGAAGGGAGATGGGGCATGA
- a CDS encoding ribbon-helix-helix protein, CopG family, translated as MLYVYVPTELLSELDRLKGVRGVSSRAPLVEEALREFIERNQAEK; from the coding sequence ATGCTGTATGTCTATGTGCCGACCGAGCTGCTGAGCGAGCTGGATCGACTGAAGGGTGTGCGGGGGGTGAGCAGTCGTGCCCCGCTTGTGGAAGAGGCACTGAGGGAATTTATCGAACGCAATCAGGCCGAAAAGTAA
- a CDS encoding helix-turn-helix domain-containing protein, with protein MKTATGAVRDEPAAHARPAHLNKLAMLDATDQLQHLPELAHFTHADGKVLRRLVHHLSQADIDAGDTVVWPSASYVAVQGCLSDRQVRTSLRRLAGAGLIEIRHRGRRRTPLISLRGFMERVGDVIEAGRAAITLMRKAEEISADDGKIFRTTETVRRTSQSVNTAASRSDETTAPATPPHTHSPATALTTNSSSDTTAGICPPTRARRSAGGSSTTPDLTAPPVDDLHALLARSRTGQLLAGTDDLIHLDRLEARAAEHFESTIGAARHPGRIWTWALDRHGPAEAITAWILACDSPEITSPGAWFMRWVATPQRWDLAPNVARLLARSPEPATSPRIDYSEAPRARVEDLERLAARIEAETAPAIPPAPSGVSATPPTLSEAGEAWKHFLEAWTAERGEALRASWLDGSHCLGIDGNRRLHVVVKSAFARDWLASRCVDTNRRAAAAAGTDGVVFTVK; from the coding sequence ATGAAAACCGCGACAGGCGCGGTGCGCGATGAGCCGGCGGCTCATGCGCGACCAGCGCATTTGAACAAGCTCGCGATGCTGGATGCGACGGACCAGCTGCAGCATCTGCCGGAGCTTGCCCATTTCACCCATGCTGATGGCAAGGTGCTGCGCCGGCTGGTGCATCATCTCTCCCAGGCCGATATCGATGCCGGCGACACTGTGGTCTGGCCGAGCGCCAGCTATGTGGCGGTTCAGGGCTGCCTGTCCGACCGCCAGGTCCGGACCTCGCTGCGGCGCCTGGCCGGAGCAGGGTTGATCGAGATCCGTCATCGAGGCCGTCGCCGGACGCCCCTGATCAGCCTTCGGGGGTTCATGGAGCGCGTCGGGGATGTGATCGAGGCCGGCCGCGCCGCCATCACTCTTATGCGCAAAGCGGAAGAGATTTCCGCGGATGACGGAAAAATTTTCCGGACTACAGAAACAGTCAGAAGAACCAGCCAATCTGTAAACACGGCCGCTTCGCGAAGCGACGAAACAACGGCGCCGGCTACGCCGCCGCACACTCATAGCCCCGCCACAGCCCTAACAACCAACTCATCATCAGATACAACCGCCGGCATCTGCCCGCCAACGCGGGCACGTCGATCCGCTGGAGGTTCGTCGACAACACCGGATCTCACGGCACCGCCGGTGGACGATCTGCATGCCCTGCTTGCCCGCAGTCGGACCGGCCAGCTTCTGGCAGGAACCGATGACCTCATTCACCTGGATCGTCTGGAAGCACGGGCAGCCGAACATTTTGAGAGCACGATCGGCGCCGCTCGTCATCCTGGCCGGATCTGGACCTGGGCCCTTGATCGCCATGGCCCGGCTGAGGCCATCACGGCCTGGATTCTGGCCTGTGATAGCCCGGAAATTACCAGCCCGGGCGCGTGGTTCATGCGCTGGGTAGCAACGCCGCAGCGCTGGGATCTGGCTCCGAATGTCGCCCGACTGCTGGCTCGATCGCCTGAGCCGGCGACATCACCGCGTATCGACTACAGCGAGGCGCCACGAGCGCGGGTTGAGGATCTGGAGCGCCTGGCAGCCCGGATCGAAGCCGAGACCGCGCCTGCGATTCCCCCAGCCCCGTCTGGCGTTTCTGCCACCCCTCCGACCCTCAGCGAGGCAGGAGAGGCCTGGAAACACTTCCTGGAGGCCTGGACAGCTGAACGTGGGGAGGCTCTGCGGGCTTCCTGGCTCGATGGCAGCCACTGTCTCGGCATCGATGGGAACCGACGGCTTCATGTGGTGGTCAAATCCGCCTTCGCCCGGGATTGGCTGGCAAGCCGCTGCGTCGATACGAACCGGCGTGCCGCGGCTGCTGCGGGGACCGATGGGGTTGTTTTCACTGTGAAATAA